Genomic window (Ostrea edulis chromosome 9, xbOstEdul1.1, whole genome shotgun sequence):
ttcacttacagctggtgacatctcactATGAATTATAACTTACCGCAGGAACCTAAAACAAAGAATTAACCTAACCAATCCTTATACTGTGATGTTTGaaatcaactttttttttttttaaaaaaattcgtAAACTTGATTGggttattcatttttatttcgtCACATAACAATTAGATATACCATTCAATATAATTGTCAAGAAGTTTCTTGCGATATCATTATAGTACACACCGCGTAAGAGCGTGGTCTGTTCTGATATGGGTTTTGAAACTATACATGCGTTTATGCGGAATTAATGTTTTCGTTTCTGCGGGATTGATGTGGATGTATTCTTCAGAATATTTCCAAAATTAATGTAATGCGTACTTAATTTGGAATGTAAGCTATTGTTTATATTTGACTTCGATTTGTATAATCTTTAGATTCAAGACTATTTGTGCGGATTCACATAGCGAGTGATATATTCAATTGGTCTTGAGGTGATTATGGGAGTTGGATCCAGACAAGTGAAATCTAAAAACAATataaacatgcatgtacatatatgccTTTTAAAATCGTGATCTTTTTGCGTAAAATTGTTTAAACTAACTAATTTTGCTTACTATAGCAATTACGATATCTTAATTAAAGTATGACTTCACAATTAACTCTTCGTCCTGGAGTAATGAacaaaatgcatatacatgtagtcaatGTGGTCCGATCtaaaagcaacaacaaaaacaaacaaacaaacaacaatatGATTTCATTTACTTTCTGTCCTGATAGTTCTTGTAGGTACTATGGCACACACTTTCTGTCCTGATAGTTCTTGTAGGTGCTTATCTAGCAAAGGTATAATCATGTCTTTAGCttacaaataaatgttaaaTCAAATTGCACGGTCTTCAAAGCGAAAATTACTACAGTACTTCCTTACACAATTTATATCACAGACTGATTCACGTCTACACAGACGCCGATAACAACCCTAAGTATGTTTTGTTCTTCACGAACGATGGATAACAGATGCAAAGAGAGCCACCACCCCTACAGCCGCTCCGATAAAAAGAGAAAATCCGCTCTCTGGGGCTTCATCATTTGAGATTTCTATCTCACCATCTTTAAATACTACGCCATCGTCCATTAGCATATCTGAATGTGGTTCAATATTTTGAGGAACTTCCGCTGTTTTAGTGCAGTTAGGAAAAAGCCGCGTACTTTCGCTTGAAAATGAATTGTTTtcattctttataaaatgttgcGATGTCACCGGAATGCGTATTTCATTGCCATGACGTACAATGAGTGCATTACCATAATCAACATTATGGTCATCATTCTGTCCGTGTCTGTTTCCGCTACATGCATCATCAGTTTCCTCCATTGACATCGGTTGTGTATTTCCCAAAGTAACGCCTGGTGCACTTTTAACCAGCCTTTCTGTTTCTGAAGGCACACAAGAGCCATTTGTACAGGAAGTTAACTCCAAAGGTCCTTTGTTTGAAATCCGCGATTGGATGCAAAGTTCAGATTTTCCCGAACAACTTTCTGGACGGGCAATTGTTGTCACCTCGTCAACAGATG
Coding sequences:
- the LOC125657700 gene encoding uncharacterized protein LOC125657700 isoform X3 gives rise to the protein MSHVTRVIVEKICCRLTQEGRSAANMLLLDDLPRKDKWWELFTAALRHPSVGMEDLADSLEESEYETHTESSVKVGWTTPLRKLPFRSVQILMRLDVDSYWKVLAAELDYTLEQVQRLETYMNREGSYVRKLLDDLAKNPDFNLRKLVTALQKIERNDVLEELSQIKEFRHLEWPDSIKSIEDRSRKHVRGPSVDEVTTIARPESCSGKSELCIQSRISNKGPLELTSCTNGSCVPSETERLVKSAPGVTLGNTQPMSMEETDDACSGNRHGQNDDHNVDYGNALIVRHGNEIRIPVTSQHFIKNENNSFSSESTRLFPNCTKTAEVPQNIEPHSDMLMDDGVVFKDGEIEISNDEAPESGFSLFIGAAVGVVALFASVIHRS
- the LOC125657700 gene encoding uncharacterized protein LOC125657700 isoform X4, coding for MLLLDDLPRKDKWWELFTAALRHPSVGMEDLADSLEESEYETHTESSVKVGWTTPLRKLPFRSVQILMRLDVDSYWKVLAAELDYTLEQVQRLETYMNREGSYVRKLLDDLAKNPDFNLRKLVTALQKIERNDVLEELSQIKEFRHLEWPDSIKSIEDRSRKHVRGPSVDEVTTIARPESCSGKSELCIQSRISNKGPLELTSCTNGSCVPSETERLVKSAPGVTLGNTQPMSMEETDDACSGNRHGQNDDHNVDYGNALIVRHGNEIRIPVTSQHFIKNENNSFSSESTRLFPNCTKTAEVPQNIEPHSDMLMDDGVVFKDGEIEISNDEAPESGFSLFIGAAVGVVALFASVIHRS